A stretch of the Bradyrhizobium sp. CCBAU 53351 genome encodes the following:
- a CDS encoding GGDEF domain-containing protein gives MVKVLDEHERTMAFAEVALGQIRSLRQTAIPRNYEIWYVYATGYNAPLNKIVNETLARSGKLTEADLEQIYETYLSHIKTTDRIDKVGARVIGEIDDVMKVLSDALGMTSSYDASLSGAAAKLSSAKSRDQIKAIVETLLRSTSEMRETNKALEDRLTLSKDEISNLQQSLEAIRAESLTDPLTGLGNRKYFDRMIGMAVQSALASGEPLSLLLFDIDHFKSFNDSYGHLTGDQVLRLVGLSLKQTIKGQDITARYGGEEFAVVLPNTALRQALTVADHIRRAVMAKELKKKSTGEILGRVTISVGVSMLKPGDDTDALIERADACLYAAKRNGRNRVICEADPEYAVESHSRVA, from the coding sequence GTGGTCAAGGTGCTCGACGAACACGAACGCACGATGGCGTTCGCCGAAGTAGCGCTCGGTCAGATCCGATCGCTTCGGCAGACGGCGATTCCCCGCAATTACGAGATCTGGTACGTCTACGCCACCGGCTACAATGCGCCGCTCAACAAGATAGTCAACGAGACGCTGGCGCGCAGCGGCAAGCTGACCGAAGCCGATCTCGAGCAGATCTACGAGACCTATCTCTCCCACATCAAGACCACCGACCGCATCGACAAGGTCGGCGCCCGCGTCATCGGCGAGATCGACGACGTGATGAAGGTCCTGAGCGACGCGCTCGGCATGACCAGCTCCTACGATGCCAGCCTGTCGGGCGCGGCCGCGAAACTGTCGTCGGCCAAGAGCCGCGACCAGATCAAGGCGATCGTCGAAACGCTGCTGCGCTCGACCAGCGAGATGCGCGAGACCAACAAGGCGCTGGAAGACCGCCTGACGCTGTCGAAGGACGAGATCAGCAATCTCCAGCAGAGCCTGGAGGCGATCCGCGCCGAGAGCCTGACCGATCCGCTCACCGGCCTCGGCAACCGCAAATATTTCGACCGCATGATCGGCATGGCGGTGCAGAGCGCGCTAGCCTCGGGCGAGCCGCTGTCGCTGCTGCTGTTCGACATCGATCACTTCAAGTCGTTCAACGATTCCTACGGTCATCTCACCGGCGACCAGGTGCTGCGGCTCGTCGGCCTGTCGCTGAAGCAGACCATCAAGGGCCAGGACATCACCGCGCGCTATGGCGGCGAGGAATTCGCGGTCGTGCTGCCCAACACTGCGCTGCGGCAGGCCCTCACGGTCGCCGACCACATCCGCCGCGCGGTGATGGCGAAGGAATTGAAGAAGAAGTCCACCGGCGAGATCCTCGGCCGCGTCACGATTTCGGTCGGCGTCTCCATGCTCAAGCCGGGCGACGACACCGACGCGCTGATCGAGCGCGCGGACGCCTGCCTCTACGCCGCCAAGCGCAACGGCCGCAACCGCGTGATCTGCGAAGCCGATCCGGAATACGCGGTCGAGAGCCATAGCCGGGTGGCGTGA
- a CDS encoding TfoX/Sxy family protein — protein MDREFLIDLFSDFGPVAIRKMFSGHGISVDGVNFALALRAGLFFRADEVTIPDFEAEGSKPFQYSTRAKTVVVNSYWELPARLFDDSAELAQWARAALAAAQRAKVKKRPKGKTGASKKTEPKKPAAKKTTKKTVKKTARRRGKGA, from the coding sequence ATGGACCGCGAATTCCTGATCGACCTGTTTTCCGATTTCGGCCCCGTCGCCATCCGCAAAATGTTCTCCGGCCACGGCATCTCCGTCGACGGCGTCAACTTTGCGCTCGCTTTGCGCGCGGGCCTGTTCTTCCGCGCCGACGAGGTGACCATTCCGGACTTCGAGGCCGAGGGCTCGAAGCCGTTCCAATATTCGACCCGCGCCAAGACCGTGGTGGTCAACTCCTATTGGGAGTTGCCGGCGCGCCTGTTCGATGATTCCGCAGAGTTGGCACAATGGGCGAGGGCGGCACTCGCCGCCGCCCAGCGCGCCAAGGTGAAAAAGCGGCCGAAGGGGAAGACGGGGGCCAGCAAGAAGACCGAGCCAAAGAAGCCTGCGGCCAAGAAGACGACGAAGAAGACGGTCAAGAAGACAGCGCGTAGACGGGGCAAAGGCGCATAG
- a CDS encoding iron-sulfur cluster assembly accessory protein, translating into MTQATPASTPKPRRPRPQVMRLTDAAAQRITELTQRADSEIVGLRVGVKNGGCAGQSYTVEYAHDVRPTDEVVEDKGVKILVDPKAVLFLLGTEMDYKADKMQAQFVFNNPNQISACGCGESVELRPAKIDG; encoded by the coding sequence ATGACCCAGGCAACACCAGCATCCACTCCAAAGCCCCGGCGGCCGCGCCCGCAGGTGATGCGGCTGACGGACGCTGCCGCCCAGCGGATCACCGAGCTGACCCAGCGCGCCGATTCCGAGATCGTGGGCCTGCGCGTCGGTGTGAAGAACGGCGGCTGCGCCGGCCAGTCCTACACGGTCGAATACGCCCACGACGTCCGGCCGACCGACGAAGTCGTCGAGGACAAGGGCGTTAAGATCCTGGTCGACCCCAAGGCCGTGCTGTTCCTGCTCGGCACCGAGATGGACTACAAGGCCGACAAGATGCAGGCCCAGTTCGTCTTCAACAACCCCAACCAGATCTCCGCCTGCGGCTGCGGCGAGTCGGTCGAGCTGCGGCCGGCCAAGATCGACGGGTAA
- a CDS encoding SUF system Fe-S cluster assembly protein, with amino-acid sequence MSDTAEIKASPMETHSALPPEETERLTTEIIAGLKTVFDPEIPADIYELGLIYKVEIKDDRSVDVQMTLTTPNCPAAGELPTMVENAVASVPGVGVVDVKVVWEPPWSPERMSDEARLVLNMW; translated from the coding sequence ATGAGTGACACTGCCGAAATCAAAGCTAGTCCAATGGAGACCCATTCGGCGCTGCCGCCGGAGGAAACCGAGCGTCTGACCACCGAGATCATCGCGGGCCTCAAGACCGTGTTCGATCCGGAAATTCCGGCCGACATTTACGAGCTCGGCCTGATCTACAAGGTCGAGATCAAGGACGATCGCTCCGTCGACGTCCAGATGACGCTGACGACGCCGAACTGCCCGGCCGCCGGCGAGCTGCCGACCATGGTCGAGAACGCGGTCGCCAGCGTTCCCGGGGTCGGCGTGGTCGACGTCAAGGTGGTCTGGGAGCCACCGTGGTCGCCCGAGCGCATGAGCGACGAGGCGCGCCTCGTCCTCAACATGTGGTGA
- a CDS encoding cysteine desulfurase, which yields MSTHPAVKNGTYDVARVRQDFPALAMQVYGKNLVYLDNAASAQKPSAALDRMTQAYTSEYANVHRGLHYLANAATEAYEGGRTKVAQFINAARTEEVIFTRNATEAINLVASSWGAPNIGEGDEIVISIMEHHSNIVPWHFLRERQGAVIKWAPVDDEGNFLIDEFEKLLTSKTKLVAITQMSNALGTIVPVKDVVKIAHARGIPVLVDGSQGAVHLPVDVQDLGCDFYVFTGHKVYGPTGIGVLWAKYDHLVAMRPFNGGGEMIREVSRDVVTYGDPPHKFEAGTPAIVEAVGLGAAIDYVNSIGKERIAAHEADLTTYAQDRLREINSLRLIGTARGKGPVISFELKGAHAHDVATVIDRQGIAVRAGTHCVMPLLERFNVTATCRASFGMYNTREEVDHLAQALLKARDLFA from the coding sequence ATGAGCACGCATCCCGCGGTCAAGAACGGAACTTATGACGTCGCACGCGTGCGCCAGGACTTTCCGGCGCTCGCCATGCAGGTCTACGGCAAGAACCTCGTCTATCTCGACAACGCCGCCTCGGCGCAGAAGCCGAGCGCCGCGCTCGATCGCATGACGCAGGCCTACACCAGCGAATACGCCAACGTGCATCGCGGCCTGCATTACCTCGCCAACGCGGCGACCGAAGCCTATGAGGGCGGTCGCACCAAGGTCGCGCAGTTCATCAACGCTGCCCGAACCGAGGAAGTGATCTTCACCCGCAACGCGACCGAGGCGATCAACCTGGTCGCGTCGTCCTGGGGCGCGCCGAACATCGGTGAGGGCGACGAGATCGTCATCTCGATCATGGAGCACCACTCCAACATCGTGCCTTGGCATTTCCTGAGGGAACGCCAAGGTGCCGTGATCAAATGGGCGCCGGTCGACGACGAGGGCAATTTCCTTATCGACGAGTTCGAGAAGCTGCTGACATCGAAGACCAAGCTGGTCGCGATCACGCAGATGTCGAACGCGCTCGGCACCATCGTGCCGGTCAAGGACGTGGTGAAGATCGCGCACGCCCGCGGCATTCCCGTGCTGGTCGACGGCAGCCAGGGCGCGGTGCATCTGCCGGTCGACGTCCAGGACCTCGGCTGCGACTTCTACGTGTTCACAGGTCACAAGGTGTACGGTCCGACCGGAATCGGCGTGCTCTGGGCCAAATATGACCACCTCGTTGCGATGCGCCCCTTTAACGGCGGCGGCGAGATGATCCGCGAGGTCTCGCGCGATGTCGTGACCTATGGCGATCCCCCGCACAAATTCGAAGCGGGCACGCCGGCGATCGTCGAGGCCGTCGGCCTTGGCGCGGCCATCGACTACGTCAATTCGATCGGCAAAGAGCGCATTGCCGCGCACGAGGCCGACCTCACGACTTACGCTCAGGATCGCCTGCGCGAGATCAACTCGCTGCGGCTGATCGGCACGGCGCGGGGCAAGGGCCCGGTGATCTCGTTCGAGCTGAAGGGCGCACATGCCCACGATGTCGCGACCGTGATCGATCGCCAGGGCATCGCCGTGCGCGCCGGCACCCATTGCGTGATGCCGCTTTTAGAGCGGTTCAACGTGACGGCCACCTGCCGGGCCTCGTTCGGCATGTATAATACGCGGGAAGAAGTCGATCATCTGGCACAGGCGCTGTTGAAGGCGCGGGATTTGTTCGCATGA
- the sufD gene encoding Fe-S cluster assembly protein SufD → MNVAVAKTGKGRAVSDLFTSAEGRLPGAPAITAVRREAFETYERLGLPHRRIEEWKYTDLRALVGEVLPLAAAPDAAAFKRAADAVKAHAIAGARKLVLVDGVFAADLSDVKALVAEAGFRTLREALEKDAGLLKTASTDAMIALNAAMATDGVVLEIADGARLSAPIQIIHIATASSASAFTRSQVAVGKGARATIVETFVAADAKAYQVNDAVLVSVGDDSDVAHIRLMDDAPDAVNVTSHFVTIGANVKFNFFNMTTGAAVSRLQGFITLAGEGSELSANGVNLLKKTEHGDTTLVVDHAVPNCVSREVFRAVIDDRGHSVFQGRIIVRPDAQKTDGKMMTRALLLSDEAEADNKPELEIFADDVSCGHGATAGALDDSLLFYLKARGLPEKQAQALLIQAFVGEAIEQIAADDLREHVIGVAERWLERRQ, encoded by the coding sequence ATGAACGTTGCTGTGGCAAAGACCGGAAAGGGCCGCGCGGTGAGCGATCTCTTCACCAGCGCCGAAGGCCGACTGCCGGGGGCGCCCGCGATCACTGCCGTGCGCCGCGAGGCATTCGAGACCTATGAGCGTCTCGGCCTGCCGCACCGCCGGATCGAGGAATGGAAATACACCGATTTGCGCGCCTTGGTCGGCGAGGTGCTGCCGCTGGCAGCCGCGCCCGATGCGGCCGCGTTCAAGCGCGCTGCGGACGCGGTGAAGGCGCATGCGATCGCCGGCGCCCGCAAGCTGGTGCTGGTCGACGGCGTGTTCGCGGCCGATCTGTCCGACGTGAAGGCGCTCGTCGCCGAGGCCGGCTTCAGGACCCTGCGTGAGGCGCTGGAGAAGGACGCGGGTCTGCTGAAGACCGCGTCCACCGACGCCATGATCGCGCTGAACGCGGCGATGGCGACCGACGGCGTCGTGTTGGAGATCGCCGACGGCGCAAGACTGTCCGCGCCGATTCAGATCATTCACATCGCGACCGCTTCGTCGGCCTCGGCGTTCACCCGCTCGCAGGTCGCGGTCGGGAAGGGCGCTCGCGCCACGATCGTCGAGACCTTTGTTGCGGCGGATGCCAAGGCTTACCAGGTCAACGACGCCGTCCTCGTCTCGGTCGGTGACGATTCCGACGTCGCGCACATCCGCCTGATGGACGATGCGCCTGACGCGGTGAACGTGACCTCGCACTTCGTCACCATCGGTGCCAACGTAAAATTCAATTTCTTCAACATGACCACCGGCGCCGCGGTGAGCCGTCTGCAGGGCTTCATCACGCTGGCGGGCGAAGGCAGCGAGCTCTCGGCCAACGGCGTCAACCTGCTGAAGAAGACCGAGCATGGCGATACCACGCTGGTGGTCGACCACGCCGTGCCGAATTGCGTCAGCCGTGAGGTCTTCCGCGCCGTGATCGACGACCGCGGCCATTCGGTGTTCCAGGGCCGCATCATCGTTCGTCCCGACGCGCAGAAGACCGACGGCAAGATGATGACTCGCGCGCTGCTGCTCTCGGACGAAGCCGAGGCGGACAACAAGCCCGAGCTGGAAATCTTCGCCGACGACGTCTCCTGCGGCCACGGTGCCACCGCCGGCGCGCTCGACGACAGCCTCTTGTTCTACCTGAAGGCGCGCGGCCTGCCGGAGAAGCAGGCCCAGGCCCTGCTGATCCAGGCTTTCGTCGGTGAGGCGATCGAGCAGATCGCCGCCGACGATCTGCGCGAGCACGTGATCGGCGTTGCCGAGCGCTGGCTGGAGCGCCGCCAATGA
- the sufC gene encoding Fe-S cluster assembly ATPase SufC, with product MALLEVKDLKVRVEEREILHGLTLTVNEGEIHAIMGPNGSGKSTLSHVIAGKPGYEVTDGQILFKGEDLLEMSPDERAAKGVFLAFQYPVEIPGVATMNFLRTALNAQRKARGEDEYSTPDFLKKVREVSKSLNIPQDMLKRGVNVGFSGGEKKRNEVLQMALFEPSLCILDEMDSGLDIDALRIAADGVNALRSPKRSMVVITHYQRLLNYIVPDVVHVMSKGRVVKSGGKELALELEASGYAQFEDAA from the coding sequence ATGGCTTTGCTTGAAGTGAAAGACCTCAAGGTTCGTGTCGAGGAACGAGAGATCCTCCACGGGCTGACGCTGACCGTGAACGAAGGCGAGATCCACGCCATCATGGGGCCGAACGGCTCCGGCAAGTCGACGCTCTCCCATGTCATCGCCGGCAAGCCCGGCTATGAGGTCACCGACGGCCAGATCCTGTTCAAGGGCGAGGACCTCCTGGAGATGTCGCCGGACGAGCGCGCCGCCAAGGGCGTGTTCCTGGCGTTTCAGTACCCGGTCGAGATTCCCGGCGTCGCCACCATGAACTTCCTGCGCACGGCGCTGAACGCCCAGCGCAAGGCGCGTGGCGAGGATGAATACTCGACCCCGGACTTCCTCAAGAAGGTCCGCGAGGTCTCGAAGTCGCTGAACATCCCGCAGGACATGCTCAAGCGCGGCGTCAATGTCGGCTTCTCCGGCGGCGAGAAGAAGCGCAACGAGGTGCTGCAGATGGCGCTGTTCGAGCCGAGCCTGTGCATCCTCGACGAGATGGATTCCGGTCTCGACATCGACGCGCTGCGCATCGCCGCCGACGGCGTCAACGCGCTGCGTTCGCCCAAGCGGTCGATGGTCGTCATCACCCACTATCAGCGGCTGCTCAACTACATCGTGCCCGACGTCGTGCACGTGATGTCGAAGGGCCGTGTCGTGAAGAGCGGCGGCAAGGAACTGGCGCTGGAGCTGGAAGCGTCCGGCTACGCCCAGTTCGAGGATGCCGCGTAA